In Candidatus Aquicultor sp., the genomic window CCTTGATATAACTGTTTAGTTTCCACTATTAACATGTAATACTGGAACCTAATACTCGCTTGCCTATCAATAGCTAACTTTATCCATTAATTAAGCAATAGGTTGTCATCCATTAGTATCATTTTCTGGCTTTGCGTGTCACCCTTTAGTACTTTTCTAGCAAATTGCCTGATAGCAGTGTTCCGCATCAACACATGAACAACAACGCATATTTTTTGCTCCGGGTAACTTAAGGTGATACTTTGAACCAAGTGGTACTGTCTTGTGGATGCTGGTCGCATAGCTAAGGAAGAACTGGCCTACTACGCGCACGAGATACTATAGCTAAGTTAGCCATATCGTTTCGTATGCTATCTTAGTTAGCGGTTGTTAGTCAATAGATCGCTTAAGATTTTACATATTGTTAAATAATTCTCGGGGTTATCGTTGCCTTTAATAGTTATCCTTAGTGGCCATCAAAGTTGCATTGAACAATGTCGAGGCCTAATATTGGCGGTTCCCTATCAAAGCCTTGTTCAATTCCATATAATTAAGCGTATAGCTTACAAATTAGCGTCACATTAGCACCACATGTACCAGGGGAGGAAGTTTTCATGAAGAATCGTTTTGTTGCATTACTATTAACCATCCTACTAGCTTTTACCGCCATACCGGCGCACGCATTTGCGCCGCCTGCTACGACAGCGCGTCATCTACCTCTTTTAGCGCTTTCGACGCCCGCCTACTTCGCTGCCACCGATACTTCTACGCCGGCTCCTTCAACTGACGAATTTGTAACGCTGGCGCAGAGGTTTGTTACTAAGTTTTCATCAGGCGATTATGCCGGTGCCGAGGCAATGTTCGACGGCACGATGAAGGCGACGATACCGGAAAGCGCGCTCAAGTCGGCGTGGGATGAAATAGTCGCGCGCTATGGGGCATTTAAGAAGCAAATCGGTGCGAGCATTACAAAGGTGATGGGCTACGACTCGGTTCGTGTCAGATGCGAGTTTGCAAAAGGCTCCTTTGACATGCTGCTCGTGTTCAGCAGCGACAAGCTTATCGCCGGGATGCAGTTCGTGCCGGTCCAAAGCCCGGTAGCCTACAAAGCCCCCTCCTATGCAAAGACCAAATCATTTACAGAGAAAGCGGTTATTGTTGGCAAAGGCAAGTGGGCGTTGCACGGTACGCTGACGATGCCGAAAGGCAAAGGCCCGTTCCCGGCCGTCGTTCTCGTACACGGTTCGGGTGCGAACGACAGGGATGAGACCATCGGCCCCAACAAAGTATTCAAGGATGTAGCCTGGGGTTTGGCTTCACAAGGCATCGCAGTGCTCCGCTACGAGAAACGCAACAAAGAACATGCGGCAGAGTTCGCAAAGATAAGAAACTACTCGGTTAAGGCCGAGACCACGGACGATGCTGTGCTGGCTTTCAACGTGCTTCGCAGCGCGAAAGGCGTTAACAAAAAACGCGTCTTTATATTGGGGCACAGCCTCGGCGGGGTGCTTGCGCCAAGAATCGCCAAGGCAACACCGAAGTCCAAGGGCATGATTATCATGGCTGGGCCGACCCGTCCACTCGAGGATATTGTGCTCGACCAGTACAAGTACATGTTCTCGCTGACCGGCACGGAGACGGCGCAGCAGCAAGAGCAGCTCAATATCATCAAGCAGAGTATTGCACGAATCAAGAGCAAAACGCTTACCATCAAGACACCGGCAAGCGAGCTTTTGGGCTTGCCTGCAAGCTACTGGCTCGACCTCCGGGGATACAATGCGGCAAAACTGGCGGCACAGCTTCATAAGCCGATGCTAGTTCTGCAAGGCCAGAGAGATTACCAGGTCAGAATGGCCGATTTCAAGGGATGGCAGAAATACCTTTCGCGCGATAAACGAGTGACATTCAAAACATATCCGAAGCTAAATCACCTGTTCATGGAAGGCGTTGGGGCGCCAAATCCGGACGAGTATATGAAGGAATCACATATCCCCGTCTATGTGATAAATGATATGGCTAGGTGGATTAAAAAGCATTAGGCGGTAGGGCTAACCGCAAATAGCATCAGCAATAATGCGCAAAAAACCCGGCACTGCTTTTGAGTAGTGCCGGTAGTCTTCTTGGTGTAATCGACGGTCATCTCATTTGAAGCTAATTCAGATAAAGCGCGAAATCATCCATAGTTACAGTACCGACCACGTTAAGCGACATTGCCGCACTAATCGCAACCGCGCCGGACGGAACAGCCGGAGTGGTCCATTTCGCTTGAGTCCATCTTGATGAAGCCGGGAAGAGACTGCTTTGCGCCCACCACACCCATGCACCGCTGCTGTTTTTGTAGTAAACAACTAAACGTACCGGTTGATTCGACTTATACCAGCCGCTCACATCATAATTACGACCCGGGGTCGCGACCGGTGCGGAAACGTTGTTTTGTTGACTCGTTGCCAGCTTGCGATCACCATCTGTTAGTTTACTAATCGTGAGTTTTTCCGCCCAACTGCCGGTATGCGCATCATTAGTGCGAACCCACTTGTAGGTGCTGGTGCCGTAGCCGCTGAGCTGCCAGCCGGTCGGGATGCTGTTGCCGGCGGCTTCCAATGAGGGATTCTGTATGAGATTCTGGGCTGGTGGAACCGGCGGGGTAGGAATACTGCCGGAGATAACGTCGGCCGCAGTTCTTACGATCGTGCCCTGGCTGCTTCGCGGCTGGAGCCAATCCAATAAGCTATTGAGCGTTTCGGGGGTAACGGTGTAGACATCCTTAGAGGTGTCGGCATTAACTCTGTGAAAGATAAGCTGAACCCAACCTCCCCCATTCTGCTCGGCGCTCGTGATGTAGCTTTTAATGGTATCCAGCGAAGTGGTTCTCGTAATAGATTCACAAGCCCGCGTGGCATATGGGTCGCGCGGTTTGATGGCCTCGGCATAGGTGCTATTGTAGCTGCCAAGTCCGCTAACAGTTCTAGCGGATGTGTACCCGCTCTGTTGCACAATAGCTTTAGCGGTGTCGTTATAAGCGCCATAGGGATAGGAAAAGCTGGTCACATTAAAACCCATGGACTGCAAGACCTGCCGGTCATCGCTAATCTGATGCACCATCTCATCGTTGCTTAAACCGGTAAGATTCAGATGGTCAACCGTATGGCCGCCGATCTCGTGGCCTTTCGCCTGCATGTTGAGCAGATCATTCTTCGAGAAATATGCGCTCCAACCGATAGCGGCGCTATTAATGTAGAAAGTGCCCTTCATATTGTGGGCGTCAAGAATGGGTGGTGCGGCGGATTGATTTAGCCCATCGTCGAACCCTAGAGTTACGATTGTTTGGCCCCCGGTATACGCCGATGATGCGCCCGCAAGTATCATCAATGACGCTGCAACAAGCAACGACAAATAATACGGTTTTCGTTGGTTGCGCGTATTTTTAAAGAGAGCTGAAAAACAATTCCTCATTGGCTACCTTTTCCAATATATTGACCCAGCACTACTCTGAGACTGTTTATATCATAGCGGTATTGCAATAAGCAACCGTCCGACAATTCTTGCTTCAGCTAACTACGGTAAACGATATGGCTGGGTTAAGAAGCACTAGGCTTAGCAAGACAGCGGTTATAGTAAACGGTAATCAACTTGAAATAGCATATTACAAAGCCAAGCATGCGCTGATAAACATATACAACAAGAACCGGCACTATTTTTAGTGCCGGTTCTTAAATTTAGTATTCGCTATTATCTACACTGCCCGTGATATCAAGCAATAACTCAGTTCAAGCGGCAACCGCCTACTTAGCTTTCTCGATGTAAACCTTGTTCATCACGTCGCCGACCTGAATACTGTTTACAACGTCCATGCCCTCGACTACCTGGCCGAATACGGTGTATTGCCCGTCAAGGTTAGGCTGTGGCCCCAGGCAGATATAGAACTGGCTGCCGGCGCTATCCGGGTCTTGTGACCGGGCCATTGCGACTGTGCCCGTAAGGTGTTGCAGGTCGTTGAACTCTGCCTTGATCGTGTATCCGGGGCCGCCCGTGCCGTCGTTTTGCGGCAGGCTGTCCTTGCTGAGCGGATCGCCGCCCTGGATAACGAAGCCCGGCTCGACACGGTGCCACTTGGTACCGTTGTAGAAGCCTTTGTTCGCCAACTTCACGAAATTTGCAACGGTCTCAGGCGCTTTGTCGGGGCGCATATCGAATACGATCTTGCCTTTGTTGGTCTCGATAACCACACGGGGGCCAGCTGCTTTGGCAGGCGTTACAGTAGTCGACGGTGTGGCCGCTTCTGTCGTCGGAACTTCCGTCGATGAGGTTGCATCTGCTTGGCTTGCAGTATCGACCGTAGTATCTGAGCTGTTGCTGAAGCTATCTACCGCCGATGTTTCGACTTTGCCTGATGAACATCCGGCCAGAGAAACTGCACCGACAAGCGCGACCGCCAAAACTACAAAGAGCACATAGTAACGTTTCAAAGCTATCTCCTTTTAAGTCCGTGCGTTTATGCAATCTAGCGACTATAGTAGCACAGACGCCCCGCTTGTGAGGAGACTAGGTTAATAATAACTACAACTTCTTTATTGGAATCTAAGTGTATGCATCTGCTATGATATTGGCATCAGGAAACAGTCGATATGCAGCAGGAGTAACACGGAATGACTAAGAAAGCTGACAACCTAAAACGCGATACCCAATCTAAGGATAGCAGTTCGAAACGCAAGGCTCAGCCGCAACATAGCGCCTCAAAATATAGCGATCAGGTGGTGCACAAGCCGGTACAACGCCGCAACCCAAAAGCAAATGAACTAACAACCCATGTCGCCGCAATCTTGCAGAACGAGACTTTTATCCTCGTGGGAATCCTGGTAGTCGCCCTCATTTTCCGCCTCTACCGGCTGCATGAGCCGTTTGGCGGTTTTCATGGTTTTAACGAGGCTTTTTACGCCAACTTAGCCCGAGATTACCTGAACAAACCGATTTTCGAGCTCTTTACGAAACCGGTCGATTTGAATAACCCGCCGCTGTTCACTTTCATGCTCGTGTTGATGTATAAGCTCATAGGTGTTTCGGAAGCGGTCTCTCGCATCATCCCGATAGCTGCCAGTATGGGAGCGATATTTTACTCCTATCTGTTGGCGTCTAGACTTTTTAGCCGAACAACCGGCCTAGTCACCGCCGCACTTTTGTCGGTAAGCCCGGCGTTTTCGATTCTCAGCAGAAACGTCCAGGCCGATATGGTTTTCGTCTGCTTCATACTGGCCGCATTCTACCACTACGAGCGGGGTCGAGACTCACAAGGCTTAGGGCACACGGTCGCGGCCGGTATCTTGTTCGGCCTGGCACTGCTCGCTAAACTCCCGGCTGTTTTAGGAATCGTCGCTCTTGTTATTTATGAGATATTCCGCAGCAAAGGCGCGGTTTTGAAGAGCCGCTCGTTCATCGGTGTTATGGGCTTAACGGCTTTGGTTGCTGCCTTATGGTACGGCTACCAGCTGCTATTCAATGCGGGCGCGTTCCTGTCGAGCCAGGAATCGATTGCGGGCGTACTTCAACTG contains:
- a CDS encoding polysaccharide deacetylase family protein gives rise to the protein MRNCFSALFKNTRNQRKPYYLSLLVAASLMILAGASSAYTGGQTIVTLGFDDGLNQSAAPPILDAHNMKGTFYINSAAIGWSAYFSKNDLLNMQAKGHEIGGHTVDHLNLTGLSNDEMVHQISDDRQVLQSMGFNVTSFSYPYGAYNDTAKAIVQQSGYTSARTVSGLGSYNSTYAEAIKPRDPYATRACESITRTTSLDTIKSYITSAEQNGGGWVQLIFHRVNADTSKDVYTVTPETLNSLLDWLQPRSSQGTIVRTAADVISGSIPTPPVPPAQNLIQNPSLEAAGNSIPTGWQLSGYGTSTYKWVRTNDAHTGSWAEKLTISKLTDGDRKLATSQQNNVSAPVATPGRNYDVSGWYKSNQPVRLVVYYKNSSGAWVWWAQSSLFPASSRWTQAKWTTPAVPSGAVAISAAMSLNVVGTVTMDDFALYLN
- a CDS encoding glycosyltransferase family 39 protein, yielding MTKKADNLKRDTQSKDSSSKRKAQPQHSASKYSDQVVHKPVQRRNPKANELTTHVAAILQNETFILVGILVVALIFRLYRLHEPFGGFHGFNEAFYANLARDYLNKPIFELFTKPVDLNNPPLFTFMLVLMYKLIGVSEAVSRIIPIAASMGAIFYSYLLASRLFSRTTGLVTAALLSVSPAFSILSRNVQADMVFVCFILAAFYHYERGRDSQGLGHTVAAGILFGLALLAKLPAVLGIVALVIYEIFRSKGAVLKSRSFIGVMGLTALVAALWYGYQLLFNAGAFLSSQESIAGVLQLPDSRFWYELFLKELVWAFNPLMFVLAIIGIVYLGVKRSVSGSMLILSIILGFTSFYILYHFHTYYLLPLMPFGIIAAAYFLESLFQDRKQLVIATVGLYMVSVFFTGILMHSVKFGYTEFADIKNLTGQPISESTTVYAQQIVFDNFGTLLSFYFPNNRIIPLPNEALTKKSDSIAVTFGRFKGQEDARLNQIGVYPIAKHDYYVVLLGKGFREEPGNMHRFAFGNITAIDTGSSLDFGIKDVPRIFGFNLLDMRQQQAWMDEAAKAGLAGLGVVK
- a CDS encoding peptidylprolyl isomerase; this translates as MKRYYVLFVVLAVALVGAVSLAGCSSGKVETSAVDSFSNSSDTTVDTASQADATSSTEVPTTEAATPSTTVTPAKAAGPRVVIETNKGKIVFDMRPDKAPETVANFVKLANKGFYNGTKWHRVEPGFVIQGGDPLSKDSLPQNDGTGGPGYTIKAEFNDLQHLTGTVAMARSQDPDSAGSQFYICLGPQPNLDGQYTVFGQVVEGMDVVNSIQVGDVMNKVYIEKAK
- a CDS encoding DUF3887 domain-containing protein — encoded protein: MKNRFVALLLTILLAFTAIPAHAFAPPATTARHLPLLALSTPAYFAATDTSTPAPSTDEFVTLAQRFVTKFSSGDYAGAEAMFDGTMKATIPESALKSAWDEIVARYGAFKKQIGASITKVMGYDSVRVRCEFAKGSFDMLLVFSSDKLIAGMQFVPVQSPVAYKAPSYAKTKSFTEKAVIVGKGKWALHGTLTMPKGKGPFPAVVLVHGSGANDRDETIGPNKVFKDVAWGLASQGIAVLRYEKRNKEHAAEFAKIRNYSVKAETTDDAVLAFNVLRSAKGVNKKRVFILGHSLGGVLAPRIAKATPKSKGMIIMAGPTRPLEDIVLDQYKYMFSLTGTETAQQQEQLNIIKQSIARIKSKTLTIKTPASELLGLPASYWLDLRGYNAAKLAAQLHKPMLVLQGQRDYQVRMADFKGWQKYLSRDKRVTFKTYPKLNHLFMEGVGAPNPDEYMKESHIPVYVINDMARWIKKH